Part of the Lolium rigidum isolate FL_2022 chromosome 6, APGP_CSIRO_Lrig_0.1, whole genome shotgun sequence genome, ACCGTTGCTATCCGCGGGGCAAGAATATATGGATGCCAAACGACGTCCTGTAAGTGAAATGCAACCCATGGATATGTCCGTCTCGACGCATTTTCACCCAAAatttaggttggtttttacagccCAGCGGATATCTCGAGCAAGTACTTGTCCGGTTCTAGTCCGATAGCCAGTCACTCTGCCGCCTCTTCACACTCTTCCAGCCGCCGTCCGTGCCCTAGTTCGTTACTTGGAGACCACGGTAACGCCCGCTTTGCCCGATACCATAACGAAAACCACCCCCATTACGAGGCCACATATCCAATCACCGTGGCCTTAACTGCTATCGAGAATAAACCCTCGAAGGTGTATCAATGACCCGTGGCCTCAACCGTTGCAATGAATTACTTAACGTTTACAATTTGGACATGGAAATTGCGCAAAATTACATGGATGCGGACCAAATGCGGTGTACCGTTGGGACCATTGGCAACCACAAACTCACCTGGACCGCTCCACTATCCTTTAGTTACATGCAATATATTTCTCCGGCAATTTCTCCATTTCGACTGTATATATAGGAGAGCTAGCAACCGCAAACTGACCTGGACCGCCCCACTATCCGTCGAAAACAACACCAATCTAATAAATAGTTTAGCTGTCTAATATGCGGTCCACCGAAATTTCTTGCAAGCATGCGAGCTTAGCTGAAAACGGGTGAGTTAATCTCTCACAAATCTAGTGTATTCGGTGAGTATTTGTCCGCTTCGGTTCCTCCAGCCGGTCACTATTCTCGCTGTTCACTCTCTTTCGGTTGCTGCTCGTGCCCTAGTTCGTTACGTGTAGACCACGGTAACTCCCGCTTTGCCCGAGATCATAACGGACACCACTTCCGTCAAGAGGTCTCCGATCCCACCGCCGTTGCCACAACCGTTGCACTAAATTATTTAGCCTTTAAAATGTTGACATGGAAATTGCATAAATTGCGTGGGTGTTGACCAAAGGCAGAGTACCGTTGGGACCGCTGGCAACCGCAAACTGATCTGGACCGCTCCTACTATCAGCTGAAAATCTAAAAAGATCTCAATAAGCAGTGTATTAGCTGTCTAAAATGCGGTCCACCGCTGAAGATGGTGTGAAAATAGAGAAGAGACACACCAAATCTCCAGCCAGGCTGCGAGCTCAGCCGAAACGGATGAGTTATTAATCTCTCCCAAACTTAACCCTGCCCAGTGTATAATCTACCTCTTCCCATTGCGCAAATAATAAGAGTCTGCTTAATTTAGGTCCTTCGCCATACTTAACCATGCCCTAGTTAAGGTAAAAAACCACGCGGAAAGCACAACAAACAcaccggcgccaccaccaccgctaaTCCCACCCTTGCTCCTCGGTAAATTTTCGTCCCGCTCCCTGCCCTGCCCTACCCTACCCTACCATCCCCCGCTTTATAAACCGCCCGCACCCCCTCCTTTGACCTCCACATCGGCTCGCCGTCCTTGACATTCCTCctccctccccgccgccgcctttCTCCGTCCGGGAGATAATATACTCTGCCACAAGGCCGGCCGACGAGGGGAGCCCAGTACTTGGCCAGATAGATAGAGAGAGCCAGCGCCATCAACCTCTACGTCTCGCCCATAATTATATCTTCACCCAGCGGTAATTGCTGTCCTCGCCCTATAATAATCCGGTAGGGGGTTGTTCCCTCCACGCTTGCTCTCCTCGTGGGCGGAAATGGCGGACGAGTTcgacgccgcggccgccggctTCTGGCTCCCGGACGAGTTCCTCGACGACGACTTCTtcgccgacgagaaggccgccgccgcggccgccgccgccgccaggagcgacagcgacgaggaggacgcgcTCGTCGGCGGCCTCTCCCGCCGCATGGCCGGCCTCGACTGCGACGGCGCCATTGCTAACAAGGTTCGTTGGTTGGTTCCACTGTTCGTGTTTCGGATCTCTGTTTTTTCCGTTTGGCACCATCTGATGAGGATTTGTTCTCCGAATTCCAGGGGGAGGTCGTGGCCGGGTCTCCGCAGTCCACGCTCTGCGGCCTGCACGCCTCCGGGGAGGACAGCCCCACCGGCGCCGCCTCGCAGGTCAGCTCCCCGCCCTCGTCCCCGCTCGACAAGCAGCCCGCCGACCCGTGGGACCTGCTGCACGAGGCCGCCGGCCAGGTGGCCCGCCTGCCGCCCACCACCGGCAGCATCCCCGTCCCCAAGCCCAacgccgccgtcgcgccgccgccgccgaagcacgCCGCGCCGCTGCTCCCCGCCCCGAAGCCCGCCACCACCGGCAGCAACTACCAGTACACCTCGCACGCCCAGCGCCAGGCGCAAATCGCTCGCGTAagttcctctccctctctctatccGTCATGCACCGTGATGTCCAACCGCTCCGTTTCTCCTGGTAGATGGGATTGTCCCTCCACCGTCTCCTAACGCTCCGTGTGTTCCGCGTTGCAGTTCCACCTCCTGAAGCAGCAGCAGGTGATGAAGCACCAGCagctggccatggccatggcgtGGGGCGGCGCCGCCAACGACTACTCGCCGCTCGGCCTGGGCCCGTCCGCCTGGCCGCCGCTGCAGAAGCAGGCCCCGAACCAGCCCCCCGCGCCCGCCTCCACCAACGCCGGCATGCGCGCCGTGTTCCTCACCCCGCCCGGGGCCAAGCGCGAGTGCGCCGGCACCGGCGTCTTCATACCGCGCCAGGCCGGCGCACC contains:
- the LOC124665740 gene encoding myosin-1-like, with the protein product MADEFDAAAAGFWLPDEFLDDDFFADEKAAAAAAAAARSDSDEEDALVGGLSRRMAGLDCDGAIANKGEVVAGSPQSTLCGLHASGEDSPTGAASQVSSPPSSPLDKQPADPWDLLHEAAGQVARLPPTTGSIPVPKPNAAVAPPPPKHAAPLLPAPKPATTGSNYQYTSHAQRQAQIARFHLLKQQQVMKHQQLAMAMAWGGAANDYSPLGLGPSAWPPLQKQAPNQPPAPASTNAGMRAVFLTPPGAKRECAGTGVFIPRQAGAPAEPRKKQGCSSVLLPARVVQALNLNVEDLGARPCYPGGFVVDHEALVNRSNAMQASQRREQNNVNAPAAAAAAHSPPLAVACEVNLPQEWTY